The following proteins come from a genomic window of Dehalococcoidia bacterium:
- a CDS encoding cytochrome c maturation protein CcmE: MLKNKKFIIGGIVVLIAAVVLGYVGFMGVGTYYYTVEEFLNKETTLAAQTVRVSGILEPDAAKTGLTWNFTLKDTSSDATLAVTYSGAVPDTFKPGQQIVVEGKYDAASGIFKSTSIVVKCGSKYEPATT; encoded by the coding sequence ATGTTAAAAAACAAGAAGTTCATCATCGGCGGCATTGTCGTTCTGATAGCCGCTGTGGTGCTGGGATACGTCGGATTCATGGGCGTGGGGACCTATTACTATACGGTGGAGGAGTTCCTCAATAAGGAAACGACACTGGCGGCTCAGACCGTTCGCGTGAGCGGTATCCTGGAGCCCGACGCTGCCAAGACGGGGCTCACCTGGAATTTCACCCTCAAGGACACATCGTCTGATGCCACGCTGGCGGTCACCTACAGCGGGGCGGTGCCGGATACGTTTAAGCCAGGCCAGCAAATAGTCGTAGAAGGTAAATACGATGCTGCCAGCGGCATCTTCAAGAGCACCAGCATAGTAGTCAAATGCGGTTCTAAATACGAGCCTGCCACGACGTAG
- a CDS encoding heme lyase CcmF/NrfE family subunit has translation MSLFGNGVLILAFLVAIYSIAAALLDSRKNKYGFPMNARYGVFAVAGLVSLAVALLLVSLLTHNFGLKYVADYSSRDTPLVYLITGLWAGNAGSLLFWGWIVSLSGAVLLWRSNKTDRELMPNALSIILFTEMLFLILLFIQSPFQALSPVPPDGAGLKPVLQNVGMIIHPPPLLAGYALFTVPFALVVAALFNRKVDDAWVLSAKRWAVAAWLLLGIGNVLGMWWAYAVLGWGGYWAWDPVENAGLMPWLLITAFLHSSMMYLRRGMFKIWAVILAMAAFWLTIFGAFLTRSDVKGSVHTFGDTPMTPAFIVFLAITLIGSVWLLIDRRRYIKSAEGDDALVSGTGTFMSVNLLLVISTIFILVGTTLPVFTNIIPPQTYFNVVNLPVFVLIILLAGLCILVGWKTPDLKKLLKQLLWPGVGALLVVIALIIAGLTQWYALVPLFILAAVFVATLIKWGRDVTARMRGKKEGFLPASGGLFMANRSRYGGYIIHISIVVLALGIIGSSVYKSQVEQILNVGDSVTLKGYTFTYNGFNAVPEQKSDGSVLLTVTANIDVSRGAQDLGSVHPNKILKFIYSGETIVDMDPAYGNNVAIRSNLAEDLYVIFEDFDGMTQQALLMVLVNPLVKWIWIGGFLLLAGGLVSFSATPRKVAASEDKG, from the coding sequence ATGTCCCTATTTGGCAACGGGGTACTCATCCTGGCTTTCCTGGTGGCCATCTATTCCATCGCAGCTGCTTTACTCGACTCGCGCAAGAACAAATACGGCTTTCCTATGAACGCCCGCTACGGCGTATTTGCCGTGGCCGGGCTGGTGAGCCTGGCGGTGGCGCTGCTCCTCGTCTCCCTGCTGACGCACAACTTCGGATTGAAATACGTGGCCGATTATTCCAGCCGCGATACGCCGCTGGTCTATCTCATCACAGGGCTGTGGGCCGGCAACGCCGGTTCATTGCTTTTCTGGGGCTGGATTGTGTCCCTCTCGGGGGCCGTTCTGCTGTGGCGCAGCAACAAAACGGACAGAGAGCTAATGCCGAACGCGTTATCCATCATTCTCTTCACGGAGATGCTGTTTCTCATCCTGCTCTTCATACAGAGCCCCTTCCAGGCGCTCTCTCCGGTACCCCCGGACGGCGCCGGGCTGAAACCGGTGCTGCAGAACGTCGGCATGATAATCCACCCGCCGCCGTTGCTGGCGGGCTATGCCCTTTTCACCGTGCCATTCGCTCTGGTTGTGGCGGCTCTTTTCAACCGGAAAGTGGATGATGCCTGGGTGCTCAGCGCCAAGCGCTGGGCCGTCGCCGCCTGGCTACTGCTGGGTATCGGCAATGTGCTGGGCATGTGGTGGGCCTACGCCGTGCTGGGCTGGGGCGGTTACTGGGCCTGGGACCCGGTGGAAAACGCCGGGCTGATGCCCTGGCTGCTTATTACCGCCTTCCTGCACTCCAGCATGATGTACCTGCGCCGCGGCATGTTCAAGATATGGGCTGTCATTCTGGCTATGGCCGCTTTCTGGCTGACCATTTTCGGCGCTTTCCTGACACGGTCTGACGTAAAGGGCTCGGTGCATACCTTCGGCGATACGCCCATGACTCCCGCATTCATCGTCTTTCTGGCCATAACACTCATCGGCTCGGTGTGGCTGCTCATCGACCGCCGCCGATATATCAAGAGCGCAGAAGGGGATGACGCCCTTGTTTCCGGCACGGGCACGTTCATGAGTGTCAACCTGTTGCTGGTGATTTCCACCATTTTTATACTGGTGGGCACGACGCTGCCGGTTTTCACCAATATTATCCCGCCCCAGACCTATTTTAACGTGGTAAATTTACCTGTCTTCGTGTTGATTATTCTGCTGGCCGGCCTCTGTATCCTGGTCGGCTGGAAAACGCCGGATTTGAAAAAGCTGCTTAAACAGCTTCTCTGGCCGGGGGTTGGCGCTCTCCTTGTAGTTATCGCTCTCATCATTGCCGGGCTGACACAATGGTACGCGCTAGTGCCGTTATTCATCCTGGCGGCGGTCTTTGTAGCTACGCTCATCAAGTGGGGGCGTGACGTCACCGCCCGCATGCGCGGCAAAAAAGAGGGCTTCCTGCCTGCCTCAGGCGGACTGTTTATGGCCAACCGCAGCCGTTACGGCGGCTACATCATCCATATATCTATTGTGGTGCTGGCGCTGGGCATCATCGGGTCGTCGGTATATAAAAGCCAGGTGGAACAAATACTCAACGTAGGCGATTCGGTGACGCTCAAAGGTTACACTTTTACATACAACGGCTTCAATGCCGTCCCCGAACAGAAGAGCGATGGCTCGGTGCTTTTGACGGTTACGGCCAATATAGACGTATCGCGCGGCGCCCAGGACCTGGGGTCCGTTCACCCCAACAAGATTCTGAAGTTTATTTATTCCGGGGAGACCATCGTCGACATGGACCCGGCCTACGGCAATAATGTAGCCATCCGCAGCAATCTGGCCGAGGACCTGTATGTTATCTTTGAGGACTTCGACGGCATGACCCAGCAGGCGTTGCTGATGGTGCTGGTCAACCCGCTGGTGAAGTGGATATGGATAGGCGGATTCTTGCTGCTGGCGGGAGGTCTGGTTTCCTTTAGCGCCACGCCGCGCAAGGTAGCGGCGAGCGAAGATAAGGGATAG
- a CDS encoding ABC transporter ATP-binding protein, with product MNNVATTPSVLLAVETSGLVKSFGHYTALRGIDLKVPAGSTLAVFGPNGAGKTTLIKILASIMRPTSGKILIGGLELKDNAELLRARLGLVAHQSYLYGNLSAWENLDFYARMYGVEDRSSRIGEVLDMVSMTGRKHDRLSTFSRGMQQRMALARALLHKPSILLLDEPETGLDQQALGAMWDIIRREETLKRTIIFTSHSFERALAVCDDVVILERGRIAFKAQACTLNLDGLKQKYQECTAAVKK from the coding sequence ATGAACAACGTTGCAACAACTCCGTCCGTGCTCCTGGCCGTGGAAACGTCCGGACTGGTCAAATCGTTCGGCCACTACACGGCGCTGCGCGGAATAGACCTGAAAGTCCCGGCCGGCAGCACGCTGGCGGTTTTCGGGCCCAACGGCGCCGGCAAAACCACTCTCATCAAGATACTGGCCAGCATTATGCGGCCTACCTCCGGCAAAATCCTCATCGGAGGTCTGGAACTCAAAGACAACGCCGAATTGTTGCGCGCCAGACTGGGGCTGGTGGCGCACCAGAGCTACCTCTACGGCAACCTCAGCGCCTGGGAAAACCTGGACTTTTATGCCCGCATGTACGGGGTGGAAGACAGAAGCAGCCGTATCGGCGAGGTGCTGGATATGGTGAGCATGACCGGGCGCAAGCACGACCGCCTTTCCACCTTTTCGCGTGGCATGCAGCAGCGCATGGCGCTGGCGCGGGCGCTCTTGCATAAACCCTCCATACTGCTGCTGGACGAGCCGGAAACGGGGCTGGATCAGCAGGCGCTGGGCGCCATGTGGGACATCATCAGGCGCGAGGAAACGCTCAAGCGCACTATCATCTTCACCAGCCACAGCTTCGAGAGGGCGCTGGCGGTCTGCGACGACGTGGTCATACTGGAGCGCGGCAGGATAGCGTTTAAAGCTCAGGCTTGCACTCTCAACCTCGACGGACTGAAGCAGAAGTACCAGGAATGCACGGCGGCGGTGAAGAAATGA
- a CDS encoding heme ABC transporter permease CcmB yields the protein MKFWSRVAAIAWKDILSELRSREIISSVLVFAVLVLVIFNFAFDMSPDIALQIAPGILWVAFAFSGVLALNRAFIPEKEENCLEGLMGCPVGREAIYVGKALGSLFFMLLVEAVILPVFALLFNVAVLQPELIAVTLLATIGFVAVGTIFSALAVNTRAREMVLPILFLPIITPVIISAVKASALALAGSGWGGLTSWLGILAAFDVIFLVVPFLVFPYVIEE from the coding sequence ATGAAGTTCTGGAGCCGTGTAGCCGCCATCGCCTGGAAGGATATCCTCTCCGAGCTGCGCAGCCGGGAGATTATCTCCTCGGTGCTGGTCTTCGCCGTATTGGTGCTGGTGATTTTCAACTTCGCTTTCGACATGTCCCCCGACATAGCGCTGCAGATAGCCCCCGGCATCCTGTGGGTGGCCTTCGCCTTTTCGGGCGTGCTGGCCCTCAACCGCGCCTTCATCCCCGAAAAAGAGGAGAACTGCCTGGAAGGCCTGATGGGCTGCCCGGTGGGGCGCGAAGCCATCTACGTGGGCAAGGCGCTCGGCAGCCTGTTCTTCATGTTGCTGGTTGAGGCGGTCATCCTGCCGGTTTTCGCCCTGCTCTTCAACGTCGCAGTGCTCCAGCCGGAACTAATCGCAGTAACACTCCTCGCCACTATCGGCTTCGTGGCGGTGGGCACAATCTTCTCGGCGCTGGCGGTCAACACGCGGGCGCGCGAGATGGTGCTGCCCATCCTGTTCTTGCCCATCATCACTCCGGTTATCATCAGCGCCGTCAAGGCATCCGCGCTGGCGCTGGCGGGAAGCGGATGGGGCGGCCTGACCTCCTGGCTGGGCATACTGGCGGCGTTCGATGTCATTTTCCTGGTGGTGCCTTTCCTGGTTTTTCCATACGTAATCGAAGAGTAA
- a CDS encoding cytochrome C assembly protein has product MRPRILLVLSTLLMLAALFMVFVYVPADAEQGNIQRIFYFHVPVAWVAFLAFFVTFAAGIAYLVKRNPFWDMVASASAETGLVFTTLILITGSIWGHVFWGKWWVWDPRLTSSLALWLIYLSYFMIRSYISDEDRKARFAAVVGIIGFVDVPIVALAIQLRSQHPSALIFEGGLAGSMLATLLVSIAAFTSLYLLFLAVRVHLKEDERELKSLKEAMKE; this is encoded by the coding sequence ATGAGACCCAGAATCCTGCTCGTATTGAGCACGCTGCTCATGTTAGCAGCGCTTTTCATGGTGTTCGTCTACGTGCCCGCCGACGCGGAACAGGGCAACATACAGCGCATCTTCTACTTCCACGTTCCGGTGGCATGGGTTGCTTTCCTGGCTTTTTTCGTCACCTTCGCGGCGGGAATCGCCTACCTGGTAAAGCGCAATCCCTTCTGGGACATGGTGGCCAGCGCTTCGGCTGAGACAGGGCTGGTGTTCACCACCCTCATCCTCATCACCGGCTCCATCTGGGGGCATGTGTTCTGGGGCAAGTGGTGGGTCTGGGACCCGCGCCTCACCAGTTCGCTGGCGCTGTGGCTCATTTATCTCTCGTATTTCATGATACGCTCGTACATATCCGATGAAGATAGAAAAGCCCGTTTCGCGGCGGTGGTGGGCATCATCGGCTTCGTGGACGTGCCTATCGTGGCGCTGGCCATACAGTTGCGCTCGCAGCACCCCAGCGCCCTCATCTTCGAGGGCGGGCTGGCGGGCTCCATGCTGGCGACTCTGCTGGTAAGCATAGCCGCCTTCACTTCGCTTTACCTGCTGTTTCTGGCGGTGCGCGTACACCTTAAAGAAGACGAACGGGAATTAAAGAGCCTCAAGGAGGCCATGAAGGAGTAA
- a CDS encoding CcmD family protein, with translation MNSNLGYLFAAYSVIWLLVFGYVFVLIRREKALRKEIAALKEGMKKA, from the coding sequence ATGAATAGCAATCTGGGGTATCTTTTTGCCGCTTACAGCGTCATCTGGTTGTTGGTTTTCGGCTATGTTTTCGTCCTGATACGCCGCGAAAAGGCGCTGCGCAAAGAGATCGCCGCTCTCAAAGAGGGCATGAAAAAGGCTTAG
- a CDS encoding DUF2892 domain-containing protein encodes MKRNMGTADRVIRFIIGVVALVISFLVSSLALQIVLWVVAALLFVTSSLGVCPAYTLFHISTKKK; translated from the coding sequence ATGAAGCGTAACATGGGTACGGCAGACCGCGTAATCAGGTTTATTATCGGAGTGGTAGCTCTGGTGATTTCTTTCCTCGTCAGTTCGCTGGCTTTGCAGATCGTGCTGTGGGTGGTGGCGGCGCTCTTGTTTGTGACGTCGTCACTCGGCGTTTGCCCGGCCTATACGCTGTTTCATATCTCCACGAAGAAGAAATAG
- a CDS encoding rhomboid family intramembrane serine protease, giving the protein MHKPRCFSPQRGGESVTRFADFARPCYHVSYPFDVQLRGEKPLESIYIIILINVLVFVGVNIRPEFIDTLGLTPAIVWSHPWQIVTSMFTHYAFFHILANMWTLYFFGGAVLQMLGARRFWIIYMIGGIAGSLFYILLGESYSTAIGASGAVFALGGALAVLRPNMRVIFFPIPTPIPLWIGIIGGFAILSFISGIAWQAHLGGLAFGALAGWFYRRRSY; this is encoded by the coding sequence ATGCATAAGCCCAGATGTTTCTCCCCTCAAAGGGGAGGAGAAAGTGTGACCCGATTTGCCGATTTTGCACGCCCCTGTTATCATGTTTCATACCCCTTTGACGTTCAATTACGAGGAGAAAAGCCATTGGAAAGCATCTACATCATCATCCTGATAAACGTGCTGGTATTCGTGGGCGTGAACATCCGCCCGGAGTTCATCGACACCCTGGGGTTGACGCCCGCCATCGTCTGGAGCCACCCCTGGCAGATTGTCACCAGCATGTTCACCCACTACGCCTTTTTCCATATCCTGGCCAACATGTGGACGCTCTACTTTTTCGGCGGCGCAGTGCTGCAGATGCTGGGTGCCCGGCGTTTCTGGATAATTTACATGATAGGCGGCATAGCGGGCAGCCTGTTCTATATTTTGCTGGGAGAGAGTTACTCGACGGCCATAGGCGCATCGGGGGCTGTTTTCGCGCTTGGCGGGGCGCTGGCCGTACTGCGGCCCAACATGCGGGTCATTTTCTTCCCCATCCCAACCCCCATCCCGTTGTGGATAGGCATCATCGGCGGGTTTGCTATCCTTTCATTCATATCGGGCATAGCCTGGCAGGCGCACCTGGGCGGCCTGGCTTTCGGCGCGCTTGCAGGATGGTTTTACAGGCGCAGGAGTTATTAA